The Streptococcus mitis genomic sequence AGTTTACGGTTGAGGTAATCACGCTCTGCTTTGAAACCTTGTTGGCGAAGAGCTTGTACCAACTCCAAGGCCTTGACATTTGCTCCTTGACCCAAGACTGCGATATAAACATCTAGGGCGTTTTCGATAGGGAGGGCCACACCTTGCTTTTCAAGGATGAGAAGTAGGCGCTCTACACCAAGTCCAAAACCAAATCCAGCAGTTTCCGGGCCTCCAAAGTAAGAAACCAAACCATCGTAACGACCACCCGCACAGACTGTCAGGTCATTGCCCTCAATCTCAGTGATAAACTCGAAAATGGTATGGTTGTAGTAGTCCAGACCACGCACCATATTGGTATCGATGATATAGTCTACTCCAAGATTTTCCAACATCTGACGCACAGCATCAAAGTGTGCTTGGCTTTCTTCATCAAGGAAGTCCAAGATAGAAGGCGCATTCTCTACTGCTACCTTGTCTTCTTTTTCCTTAGAGTCCAAGACACGGAGAGGATTTTCCTCCAAACGACGTTGGCTATCCTTAGACAAGGTCTCCTTAAGCGGTGTCAAATAGTCAATCAAGGCTTGACGGTAGGCTGCACGGCTCTCAGGATTTCCAAGAGTGTTAAGATGCAATTTGACACCTTGGATACCGATTTCTTTCAAGAAATGGGCTGCCATCGCGATTGTTTCCACATCGGTAGCTGGATTGCTAGAGCCAAAACACTCAACACCAATCTGGTGGAATTGGCGCAAACGTCCTGCCTGTGGACGCTCATAACGGAACATAGGGCCCATGTAGTAGAACTTACTTGGCTTTTGCACTTCTGGGGCAAAGAGTTTATTTTCCACATAGGAACGGACAACTGGCGCTGTTCCTTCTGGACGGAGGGTAATATGACGGTCACCCTTGTCATAGAAATCGTACATTTCCTTGGTTACGATATCCGTTGTATCTCCGACAGAGCGACTGATGACCTCATAATGTTCAAAAATAGGCGTGCGCACTTCTGCATAGTTATAGCGCTTGAAAATCTCACGGGCAAAGTCTTCAACGTACTGCCATTTGGCAGATTCAGCAGGTAAAATATCCTGCGTTCCTTTTGGTTTTTGTAATTTCATAGGGAATCCTCTTTAAACTTAATAGTCTTATTTTACCATAAATAGAGGGATTAAAACAGTGAGAGAAGAAAATCTCAAGAGAGTCTTTTCAGAAAATTCATCAAAAACTTGCCAAATTGTCAGAATTATGAGAAAATAGAGGATATTTATCACGTGGAGGGACTGTAATGAGAGACGATATCAAAATCAATGACCGTGCTTTGGCCTTAAAAGACCAAATTATCGAAAAACTAGAGAAGGTTTTTGATACAGATGTGGAATTGGATGTTTACAATCTAGGACTGATTTATGAAATCAATCTGGACGAAACAGGTCTCTGTAAGATTGTCATGACCTTCACTGACACAGCCTGCGATTGTGCCGAAAGCCTGCCTATCGAAATCGTGGCAGGTCTGAAACAAATCGAGGGTATCGAAGATGTCAAGGTTGAAGTTACCTGGTCGCCTGCTTGGAAGATCACACGAATCAGTCGCTACGGCCGCATTGCCCTTGGACTGCCACCTCGTTAATACTCTTCAAAAATCTCTTCAAACCACGTCAGCGTCGGCTTGTCGTAGTACGATTACTGACTTCGTCAGTTCTATCCACAACCTCAAAACAGTGTTTTGAGCAACCTGCGCCTAGCTTTCTAGTTTGCTCTTTGATTTTTATTGAGTATAAGCAAGCAAATCACTTTTGAAGATGAAAATAAGCAAGCCTAAGTTGGCTTGCTTTTTCAATTTACTTTTTACCTGACTTGTCCATATTCCAGAAGTCTGTTACGGCTCCGCGTGAAGCAGATGATACGATGTGAGCGTATTTACCGAGGACACCACGACTGTAAAGTGGTGGTAAGGTTGTTTCTGCCTTGCGTTTTTCAAGTTCTTCTTCAGATACGGCCATGGAAATTTCTTTGGTATCTTGGTCAACCGTAACGATATCGCCTGTACGAAGGTAGGCAATTGGTCCACCATCCTGAGCTTCAGGAGCGATATGTCCCACAACCAGACCGTAAGTACCACCAGAGAAACGACCATCCGTCAAGAGGGCAACCTTGTCTCCTTGACCTTTACCAACAATCATTGATGAAAGTGACAGCATCTCAGGCATACCAGGACCACCTTTAGGTCCAACGAAACGAACAACGACTACATCGCCATCAACGATTTCATCTGTCAAAACGGCCTGGATAGCATCTTCTTCTGAGTCAAAGACCTTAGCTGGACCAACGTGACGACGTACTTTAACACCTGATACCTTGGCAACCGCACCATCAGGAGCAAGGTTCCCGTTCAAGATAATCAATGGACCGTCCGCACGTTTTGGATTTTCAAGAGGCATGATAACTTTTTGACCTGGTGTAAGGTCTGCAAAGTCAGCCAAGTTCTCAGCTACAGTCTTACCAGTACATGTAATGCGGTCTCCATGAAGGAAACCATTTGCCAAGAGATATCTCATAACCGCAGGCACACCACCGACTTCGTAGAGGTCTTGGAAGACATACTGACCAGATGGTTTCAAGTCAGCCAAGTGAGGCACACGCTCTTGAATCGTATTGAAGTCCTCAAGTGACAAGTCAACATTGGCAGCATGGGCAATGGCAAGCAAGTGAAGAGTGGCATTTGTAGAACCACCGAGAGCCATAGTCACAGTGATGGCATCTTCAAAGGCTTCACGAGTCAAGATATCTGATGGTTTGAGACCAAGTTCCAACATCTTAACAACAGCACGTCCTGCTGCTTCGATATCTTCTTTCTTATCAGCTGATTCAGCTGGGTGAGATGAAGATCCTGGTAAACTCATACCGAGAACTTCGATAGCAGTCGCCATGGTATTAGCAGTATACATACCACCACAGCCACCAGGTCCAGGGCAGGCATTACATTCAAGACGTTTCACGTCCTCAGCTGTCATATCACCGTGGTTCCATTTCCCGATCCCCTCAAAGACAGAAACCAAGTCGATGTCTTTGCCATCAAGATTTCCCGGTGCAATGGTTCCACCATATGCGAAAATAGCTGGAATATCCATATTAGCAATAGCAATCATAGAACCCGGCATGTTCTTATCACAGCCACCGATAGCAACAAAGGCATCCACATTGTGGCCTCCCATAGCTGCCTCGATTGAGTCCGCAATAATATCACGAGATGTCAAAGAGAAACGCATACCAGGCGTTCCCATGGCAATCCCGTCCGCTACAGTGATAGTCCCAAACTGCACAGGCCAAGCACCTGCTGATTTTACACCTTCTTTAGCCAATTTCCCAAAATCATGCAAGTGAATGTTACATGGTGTATTTTCCGCCCAAGTCGAAATGACCCCAACAATCGGTGTTTCAAAGTCCTTATCTGTCATACCAGTCGCACGAAGCATGGCACGGTTTGGTGATTTTACCATGCTGTCATAAATGCTACTGCGGTGACGTTTATCTAATTCAGTCATTTGTTCCCTCCCATTTCAGTTTTTACTATTATAGCACATTTTAAAAGCAATGAACAGAAGAAAATTCTTGAATTTTCAGAAAATTCTATACACATATAAACATTTTAAATTAAAAACAACAAAGCGGATCAGGGCACTTTCTGATTACCAGAATATGCTTTTAATCCGCTCGCTTTAAATAACGTAATGTAATTTTTACAGAAGTTCTTTCAGATAAGTGTATTTAACATCTATCTTGCATTATAAAACGCTAAAACTTTCTCTTTTATATTCGATTCACTCAAACCATACTCATTAAGAAGATAATCCATTTTCCCTACTTGACCGAATCTTTCTTGAACACCCATCCGATGAATTTTTGTTATTCCATCATCAGAGAATAATTCACATAAAGCACTGCCAATTCCACCTATCTGATTGTGGTTTTCTACAGTAAATATAGTTTTTCCGCTTAACATTGTTTTTATCTGTTCTGGTATCGGTTTGATTCTAAATAAATCTATCACACCTACTGAATAACCTAATTTAGACAGTTCATCCGCAACTCGAATACTTGGAGCAACCATTATGCCAGAAGCAACTATTACAACATCTTCACCGTGTCTTAACTCAATGTAGCCTTTAGAAAAATCTTCTCCACCTTGATATACAGCCTCTGGAGCTTTTCTAATTGTTCGAATATATTTTAGTCCTTTTAATTCTAATGTCTGGTTCAAGATTTCACGAAATTGGATATCATCAGTTGCTTCAAAAATGATTGATTTAGGAATTAAACGTAACAATCCAATTTCTTCAAATGGCATATGTGTTCCACCATTCATCTCTGCCGTTACTCCTGCATCTGAGCCAATCACAGTGGCATCCAATTGTGCGTACCCAAGAGAAATAAATAATTGATCAAATACTCTTCGTGAAGCAAAAGGGCCAAATGTATGAAGATAAGGTCTAAACCCCTGAATAGATAAACCTGCTGCAAGCCCGACCATTTCTGCTTCCATGATCCCAACATTCACATAACGGTCTCCAAAGTCCTTTTCAAGATTATTAGTAGCCATCGAACTTGACAAGTCTGCTTCTAAAACTACTATATCAGAATAACTTTGGTTAGCTTCTAGAAGGAAATCTCTATACACATGTCGTAATTCTTTCGTACTTCTCATCATTCTGTTTCCTCCAATTCCTGACTTAATCTTTCTACAACTGAAGTTAACATTTGTCTCTCCTCTACAGTAGGGCGAAGATGATGATTGGATTTCATTTCTTCCAGCTCTCGAACTCCTTGACCTTTAATAGTGTCTAATACAATACACTTAGGGGATGAATTATTTGACTGTTTTAATTGGATAATCCCTTCATAAATTTCTCTAATATCTGAACCATTGACCCTAATGGATTCAAACCCAAATGCTGAGAATTTTTCTACAAAATCACCTGGATTACAAATATCCTTTGTAAAACCATCTAATTGTTTTTTGTTATCGTCTACAAATACAATTAAATTAGATAACTGTTGATGAGAAGCAAACTGTATAGCCTCCCAACATTGTCCCTCATTTAACTCACCATCTCCAACAATAGCATAGGTGTAAAAGGGACTTTTTCTTATTCTCTGACCATATGCAAGTCCGGTTGCAACACTAATTCCCTGTCCTAAAGAGCCAGTTGTCATATCTATGCCCGGCGTTAGATTTCTATCAGGATGAGACGGTAATTTGGTTCCATTTGTATTTAAAGAATATAAGAATTCTTTGTCAAAGAAACCATTCAAATAGAGTGTGCTGTACAAAGCTGGTCCAGCATGTCCCTTGGATAAAACAAAATAATCTCTATCTCGTGACGCAAATATTTCTGGAGTCATCGGCATTATTTCACCATAAAGCACTGCTAAAACTTCTACTATAGACAGACTCCCTCCATAATGGCCGAATCCAAGATGATTCAATGTTCTAAGAGTATTTAATCGGATTTTTGTTGCAAATTTTCTTAACTCATCTTCTCTATTTTCACTTAAAATCATCCCTTATTCCTCCTTTGCAGATGGCTTTTTAATAAAGGATACTCCAAACATAACTGCTAGAATAAGAACAAGACCAATAACAATGCCTGCTTGTGAGCCAAATTGATTCAACATTCCTAAAATAATTCCTGATAGACCAAAATCTGCATCTGAGAAAGTTGACCCTTGGAAACCAAGTCCTCCCAAAACTGGCATTAAAAAGACTGGAAGAAAACTAATTAAAATACCTTGTAAAAATGCTCCAATAGTGGCTCCACGAACACCACCAGATGCATTCCCAATGACACCTGCAGTCGCTCCACAGAAGAAATGAGGCACAACGCCTGGTAAGATGACAACCGTTCCTGAAGCAATCATAATTGCCATACTTACTAAACCACCGACAAAACTAGAGATAAATCCAATTAGGACTGCATTAGGTGCATAAGTATAAACAATCGGACAATCCAAAGCAGGTTTTGAATTAGGTACAAGACGCTCTGAAATACCTTTAAAGGCTGGAACAATTTCACCCAAAATAAGGCGAACACCTGCTAAAATAACAAATACACCTGCTGCAAATTGACCTGCTAATTGTAAAGCATAAACTAGACCACTTGTACCATTACTGATTTCTTTTTCTATATATTCTGACCCTGCAAAGATAGCTACAATAATGTAAATAACTGCCATAGATAAAGTAATACTAACAGTACTATCACGTAAAAAAGCTAAACTCTTTGGGAATTTAATGTCCTCTGTTGATTTTGATTTGTCACCGATAAGGCTACCAGTGAAACCACTTAACCAATATCCCAAAGAACTGAAATGACCTAAAGCCACCTTGTCATTTCCAGTTAATTGAACCATATATTTTTGCACAAATGCTGGGGAAATACTCATAATAATACCGAGTGCTAATCCTCCTAGTAAGATAAGAGGCAAGCTAGTAAAGCCAGCAACTGATAAAATGACCGCAATCATACACGCCATATATAGAGTGTGGTGCCCTGTTAAAAAGATATATTTGAATCGAGTAAAACGAGCAATTAAGATATTGAATACCATACCTGCAAACATAATCATTGCAGTAGCTGAGCCATATGTTGTTAAAGCTACAGCTACAATTGCTTCATTATTCGGCACAACGCCAGATAAATGAAAAGCATGCTCAAACATGGTACCAAATGGATTCAAAGAATTTTGTACAATTCCTGCACCACCAGATACAACTAAGAAACCAACAAAGGTCTTAATTCCACCTTTAATAATATCAGGTAATTTCTTCTTCTGAAGAACTAATCCTAAGATTGCAATTAAAGCTACTAAAATAGCTGGTGTACTAACAATATCCAATATGAACTTCATCATGACGCTAGCCTCCTATATAAGTCCTTTTTCTTCACAAAGTTTCGTAATTAATTCTCGTAGTTCATCCATATCAATAATACTATTTAAGATACGAACATCTCCAAGATGACTAGCTGAATCAGCTAGATCACGACCAACAATCCAAATATCAGCAGCATTTGGATCTGCTCCACCTAAATCATAGTGTTCAACTTCTACATCTGAAACATTCAAATCACTCAATACAGATTCAATATTCATCTGTACCATAAAACTTGAACCTAATCCTGAACCACAAGCTGTACCAATTTTTAACATTATCTAATCCTCCTGTTTAATTATCATTTCAATGTCATCATAGTTTTTTGATGATATTAAAGTTTGAACATGATTTTTATCTCTTAAAATTGTTGTTAAATGTGACAAAGCCTTTAAATGACTCTCATTATCAATGGCTGCAATACAAATCAACAATCTTACCTCCTGTTCTGGATTATCCAATAAATAAATCGGTTCTTCCAAAACTAACATTGACATTCCTATTTCATTCACACCTTCATCTGGCCGAGCGTGAGGAATTGCTACTCCCTTCCCTAAATTAATAAAAGGCCCAAACTCTTCTACTTTTTGAATCATTGCCTCAGGGTAGTTCTCAGTTATCTTATGTTGATCCAAAAGCGGTTTAGCTGCTAAACGAATTGCCTCCTTCCATCCTAATTTTTCCGAACTAACCTGATAAGTTTCTTTTGTAATTAATTCTTCTAACAATGGTAACACTTCCTTTCTGTTCATTTCTTGATAGAGATACCTCTTTAATGCTAATTTTAACTCTAATTCTTGTGTGATTACACTATATCGTCTTACTATGCTAATTATCTGATTAAGCTCAATATCTCGATAACCTGTATCTGGGAAATCTTTTGATACCAATTCAACTAACTGTGTTGTTTGTTCTTCCGTCATCATAACAGAAACTAGATAATTTGGCTTCTCTGTATCCACCTTTATAGTAGAAAAAACCATATCATAGTCACTACTAGTTTTCGCATATAAATCATCAATCTTTGAGGTTCCTATAAACTCAATTTGAGGGAATAATGCTAATAGATTCTCTTTTATCATCAATGAAGAACTAATTCCATTAGGACAGATAATTGCTGCTTTATAACATTTTTGAGGCAAATTGTCTGCTTTCTTTAAATATCCTCCAAAATGGATAACAAAATATGCTGTTTCACTATCAGGTATGGGCTTGTCAATAGCGTCCATCAAGGGAGTCAAAGAATCTTTTACTAGTTCAAATAAATCAGGATAATGTTCTTTAACATGCAACACATATTCATTTGAGCTAGGTAAGCCGAACTTTAATCTATAGTAAGCCGGTATAAGGTGGCGGCGAAGATTTTCTCTCAATACTTCTCTTTGTTTAAAATGTAACAAAGAAATATCTTCCATTCTACTTATAATAGCCTCTGTTAATTGATTAAAGTAAACCGGAGCAACATCTACTTCACCTTCAAAGCAACTTGATAATAAAACTGTGACATAGCGATAATCATCCTCTGAAAATACCGTATCTATAATTCCCAAATCAACTACTGTATCTAATAAAATAGTCGTTATATCTTGAATAATAGGAGATACTAATGTCTCTGAAAGACATACTCTTTCAACATCCCTTTGATACCTACATATAATGAATACTAAACCGAAAAGGCAAACTTTTAATTGATTAACAATAGGTACTATCTGTAGCTTTTCATAATAATCTTTAACTACCTGATCAATCAAATCATAAGTTAATGAATACCCCCAACTGGATAAAACATAATCCAACCCCCAAATCCCTATGGAGGATTCCAGCAACTCACTAACCATTTGAAAAGATAAACGGTGCTTATTCCACTCTGAACCGTGTAAAGTATAACCTTTTGCTCTACTGTACCCTAGCTCCAAATCATTATCCAACATAATCTTTCTTAATGATTGAATATCAGATAAGGTTGTATTCTTACTTACTTTCAAAAAGTCTTGGTAATGATTATTCGATATAAAATCTAATCGGCAAAAAGTGTAAAGATAGATTAATGCTAAGCGAGTCGACTTTGGTAAAACCAATTCATCCGACTTAATAATATCTGTCAAAGACTGCTTCGTACGATTTGATAAACTATAGCGACCTTGTTTTTTATCCAGCACTATCCCTTTATTAGCTAGATAAGGCACTAAATAATCTATTCCTTCTTTGACTTCCTTTATAGGTAAGCTCACCTTAACAGATAATTCATATAATGATAGCTCACAATGATCCATCAAAGTCATCAAAATAACTAGTGCTCTATAATCAAACATTTCTCTTCCTTTCTAACTACAATTATAGTGTAAAAGTTATAAGAATAAAAGAGTATTTCAGCACAATATAATCTCACTTCCTATAAGTAATTATTGGGCTGAAACTTTTTAGTGATTATTTGTCAACTTTCTATTAATTTTTAAAAACAAAATGATATCATTTAGATATCAAATAACAGAGGTCATTCTTATGACTGAAAAACTAATCAATTCATAACCAAATGGTGTATTAGCATTGATTCTCATTGAGTTGACAATCGTACTTGGTATCTTTATATTTATAATGGGTGTTGGTTCGGAAAACATTTTTGGAATTATTATCGGACCTTTACTAATCGTAATTGCAGCGCTAACTCATGCTGGTTTAAAAGTTGTCAAACCTCAGGAGGCTATGGTTCTGACACTCTTTGGTAACTATACAGGTACCATCAAAGAACCTGGCTTTTACTTTGTCAATCCCTTCAGCGTAGCAGTCAACCCTGCAAACCACACTCGACTTGGACAAAGTGGTGATGTTAGCACAAAATCTCCTTTTTTAGGAGCTAAATCATCAAATGACAATGACTGCTTAGGAAATCCTTGAAGCACGTATCACTTACCTAGCTTATGCTCCAGAAATTACTTCCATTATTGATGCCCGTAAGATGATTGTAGATGGTGCTGTAGGAATGGTTGAAATGGCACCAGAACGGATCAATGAAGGGGAATTGGTAGAGCTTGACGAAGAACGAAAAGCTGCTATGGTTTCCAATCTCCTAGTCGTCCTCTGTGACAATCATGATGCACAACCAATTGTCAACACAGGAAGTCTTTACTAAAGATGGTTGAAGCTAAAAAAAGCAGATCCCCCTTCGACTCTCAACAAAGTTATACGTTGCACTCGCCTCATGGGCAGAAGATGACTTTCGTTCAGTCAATGGGCAAATCGAATATCTCCTTACAGAATGTGTCAAACAACGGAAGAAAGACGGAAAATACGTATCAGAAACCATTGACGAACCATTTGAGATTGATATTTAACACCTTCTCCTGTCTGCTAGGTCTGACAGGAGAATTTTTTCATCTTTTTTTGTCAAGTAACTTTACTTTACAAAAAAAATGTGTTATTCTAATATGGTTGATGAAAATCAGTAGATTGAATCGAATATAAATACCTAAAGGAGAAATCAAAATGGCAGTACCTGCACGTCGCACTTCAAAAGCGAAGAAAAACAAACGTCGTACACACTACAAAGTAACAGCTCCATCTGTAAACTTTGACGAAACTACTGGAGATTACTCACGTTCTCACCGTGTATCACTTAAAGGATACTACAAAGGACGTAAAATCGCTAAAGCTGCATCAGCTGAATAATAGAAGGGAGATACCATGCGCGTAAATATTACACTTGAACACAAAGAATCTGGTGAACGCTTGTACCTTACTTCTAAAAACAAACGTAACACTCCAGACCGTCTTCAATTGAAGAAATACTCACCAAAACTTCGCAAACACGTTGTGTTTACAGAGGTTAAATAAGGTTTCATTACATTTCAGTACATACTGAAAAACATTGATTTCATGCGATTTTTAAAATATTGAATTTCATTACAAATCATTTGGAATCAGTTCTATGGCAACCTTTTTGGCAACCTTTTTTGAAATAAAAAAGAAAGTCAACAATCGAAGAATGTAAAGTCCTAAGAATTTTCTAGGACTTTTTTCATTCCTAAAAATTGTTGGAATAGCGCAGTCTTTTCAATAAATTTTAGGAATCCAAAAAAAATCTTCCTACAATAAGTAAGAAGATTTTTTATTTTTACTTTCTTAAGTTCTTTTTGGTATACCCTAATCCTAAACCTGCTAGTAACCCCAAGCCTAATAATCCTAGCATAGATCCCTTAGTTCCTGTATTTGGAAGTTGTTTCTTAGGTTCTGCTTTTACATTTGTAGCTTTTGCAGGAGCTTGATATGTTTTATCGTCTTTAGTTCCCACTGTGGCAACACTAACAGGTCTGTTTTGCGCCTTAGCATCTACGATGTCAACTACTTTACCGTCAGCGTTAGTGACTTCTTTTGGTTGACCACCTGCTTTACGGATTGCATCTGCTTTACGAGAAAGCTCTTCCAAGCGACGTTTTTCTGCTTGTTCAGTTTCATAACGGTCTTTGAGGTCTTTCAAGTTAGCATGGACACGAGCCTTAGCTTCAGCGATACCCTCTAGACGAGCCAACTCGTCCTTAGCAGTCTCCAACTCAGCACGAAGTACACCAAGCTTAGATTTAGCATCAGTAAGCCCTGCTTCCAAAGTCTTGAGGACTTCATTACGTTTAGTAAGGGCAAGTTCTAGTACTGTATAAGTATCAGTAGCCTCTTTAGATGCTTCACGTTTACGGAATAGGTCTTGACCAGCTGACTTACGAGCCAAGACTGCTACATCATGAGCCTTAGTAAGGACTTCCAATTCACCCTTGGCAGTTGTAAGAGCCTTGTCTGCGTTTGATTGTTCAGCCTTAGCAGTCTCAAGAGCTGACTTAGCTTCAGCAAGAGCCTTAGCTTTGTCAGTAGCATTTGATTTAGCTAGAGCAAGTGACTCCTTAGCAGTTTGCAAAGCTTTAGTGTCTTGTGCTAGTTTAGATTCGGCATCAGCAAGAGCCTTTTCAAGAGCTGGAACATCAATCTTGTTACCGACTACGTTAGATAAGTTAGTACGAGCATTAGCAAGAGCTGTTTCTGCGTTGGTGTAATCAGTTTGGGCAGTTGCTACAGTTGATTTAGCTTCTTGAGAGGCTTTAACTGCGTTGTTGTAGGCTTTTTCAGAATTTGCTACCTTATTGCGCAAATTAGCTACGATTTCAGCCTTATCTGAAACAATTTCAGTCTTATCAAACTTAGAGTCAGAATCAATTACATTGTCACTAGTACCATCAAAATGGATCTTAGTGATTCCGTCAGCCTTACCTACTGAAACCCCAATGTATTGCAAGTGAGATAAAAATTTGTTAGTTGAAACATCAGATACCCCTTTAGCATGCCCCCACTTAGCGTGACCATCCCAGTAAAGCATACCGTAGATACCCCCAAGAACCTGCTGTTTTAAATCATAGACAGTATTTACTGGTATAGTAACTGAGACATTATGGATTAACTCAGACACAGCAGTCTTATTGTCTTCGCCAACAGAACGCATAACATCACGGTTATGCCCTTGAGTACCGTTAGATGCCTTGGCGATTTCGTCAGCCATCTTAATTGAGTCTGCTGTTACCTTAGCAGGCGCAGTACCAAACTGTTTGCGTACCTGATTGAACAAGTCTGCTGCATAAAGTGAAAGTTCTTTACGAGTTTCAAAATCTAGATTGTAAATATCTACAACACGTTTCTTATCACGTTCAGAGCCATTGAAAGGAATAGTGAAAGATACTAAATCACCATTGTAGTACTCTACCTCACCTAACTTCTCTAACTCCTTATACCCCAATTTAGTCAGTTTCTTACCTAGTTCAGCAGGTCTGCCTTTTTCAAAGTACTCTTTTAATAGAGAAATATACTCTGGACTTACAGTGATAGTGTTCTTAACGTCTTCACCAGTACCTGCTAGCTCTTCTTTAGCACGGTCTAGGTCAGCTTTAGCTGTAGCAATAGCTTGGTCTTTGTTGACTTGGTCAGCTTTAGCATTAGCAAGGGCTGTAGTAGCTTGAGAAAGTTTAGTTTCAGCGCTAGATACCCCAGTTTGGGCGTCTTTGATAGCTTGGTCTTTGTTAGATTGAGCTTTTTTACCATTATCAAGGTTAGTCTGAGCAGTCGCTACTGCCTGAGTGTCAGCACTGACTTGGTTAGTAAGCGTAACTACCTCTTTTTCAAGTGGCGCAACATCAGTAGTAGATGAAAGAGAATCTACTTTCTTCTGAGCATCAGCTACCTTGTTAGCCGTAGCTGTGGCAGTTTTCTCAGCATTAGATACTACCTTAGTTCGGTCTTCAACCTTTTCAGCAGTTGCAGATACAGACTTATCAGCATCAGCTACAGTCTTTTCAGCCGTAGCAAGCTCATTAGCTTTCTTTTCAGCGTCAGCCTTAGCCTCAGCTACCTTTTCAGGTGTAACAGACTTAGCTTCTTCTACTTTCTTAGTAGTTTCAGCGATAGTCTTTTCAGCATTAGCAATGTTTGCTTCAGTAGATGCAACAACTTCTTTTTGCTTAGCTACATCCTGACTAGCCTTGTCCGATTCAGCCTTAGCCTTATCTACGTCCGATTGACTAGGAACTTTAGGGACAACCTCGTCCTGAGCAACTACC encodes the following:
- a CDS encoding PTS ascorbate transporter subunit IIC; this encodes MPLRLSTKLYVALASWAEDDFRSVNGQIEYLLTECVKQRKKDGKYVSETIDEPFEIDI
- a CDS encoding SEC10/PgrA surface exclusion domain-containing protein gives rise to the protein MESNTQGHGTIKKLRTGAVVSTLALTAFGVSTGVSASETEVAVNEPATRVVAQDEVVPKVPSQSDVDKAKAESDKASQDVAKQKEVVASTEANIANAEKTIAETTKKVEEAKSVTPEKVAEAKADAEKKANELATAEKTVADADKSVSATAEKVEDRTKVVSNAEKTATATANKVADAQKKVDSLSSTTDVAPLEKEVVTLTNQVSADTQAVATAQTNLDNGKKAQSNKDQAIKDAQTGVSSAETKLSQATTALANAKADQVNKDQAIATAKADLDRAKEELAGTGEDVKNTITVSPEYISLLKEYFEKGRPAELGKKLTKLGYKELEKLGEVEYYNGDLVSFTIPFNGSERDKKRVVDIYNLDFETRKELSLYAADLFNQVRKQFGTAPAKVTADSIKMADEIAKASNGTQGHNRDVMRSVGEDNKTAVSELIHNVSVTIPVNTVYDLKQQVLGGIYGMLYWDGHAKWGHAKGVSDVSTNKFLSHLQYIGVSVGKADGITKIHFDGTSDNVIDSDSKFDKTEIVSDKAEIVANLRNKVANSEKAYNNAVKASQEAKSTVATAQTDYTNAETALANARTNLSNVVGNKIDVPALEKALADAESKLAQDTKALQTAKESLALAKSNATDKAKALAEAKSALETAKAEQSNADKALTTAKGELEVLTKAHDVAVLARKSAGQDLFRKREASKEATDTYTVLELALTKRNEVLKTLEAGLTDAKSKLGVLRAELETAKDELARLEGIAEAKARVHANLKDLKDRYETEQAEKRRLEELSRKADAIRKAGGQPKEVTNADGKVVDIVDAKAQNRPVSVATVGTKDDKTYQAPAKATNVKAEPKKQLPNTGTKGSMLGLLGLGLLAGLGLGYTKKNLRK
- a CDS encoding BglG family transcription antiterminator, encoding MFDYRALVILMTLMDHCELSLYELSVKVSLPIKEVKEGIDYLVPYLANKGIVLDKKQGRYSLSNRTKQSLTDIIKSDELVLPKSTRLALIYLYTFCRLDFISNNHYQDFLKVSKNTTLSDIQSLRKIMLDNDLELGYSRAKGYTLHGSEWNKHRLSFQMVSELLESSIGIWGLDYVLSSWGYSLTYDLIDQVVKDYYEKLQIVPIVNQLKVCLFGLVFIICRYQRDVERVCLSETLVSPIIQDITTILLDTVVDLGIIDTVFSEDDYRYVTVLLSSCFEGEVDVAPVYFNQLTEAIISRMEDISLLHFKQREVLRENLRRHLIPAYYRLKFGLPSSNEYVLHVKEHYPDLFELVKDSLTPLMDAIDKPIPDSETAYFVIHFGGYLKKADNLPQKCYKAAIICPNGISSSLMIKENLLALFPQIEFIGTSKIDDLYAKTSSDYDMVFSTIKVDTEKPNYLVSVMMTEEQTTQLVELVSKDFPDTGYRDIELNQIISIVRRYSVITQELELKLALKRYLYQEMNRKEVLPLLEELITKETYQVSSEKLGWKEAIRLAAKPLLDQHKITENYPEAMIQKVEEFGPFINLGKGVAIPHARPDEGVNEIGMSMLVLEEPIYLLDNPEQEVRLLICIAAIDNESHLKALSHLTTILRDKNHVQTLISSKNYDDIEMIIKQED
- the rpmG gene encoding 50S ribosomal protein L33 produces the protein MRVNITLEHKESGERLYLTSKNKRNTPDRLQLKKYSPKLRKHVVFTEVK
- the rpmF gene encoding 50S ribosomal protein L32, with protein sequence MAVPARRTSKAKKNKRRTHYKVTAPSVNFDETTGDYSRSHRVSLKGYYKGRKIAKAASAE